A window of Candidatus Effluviviaceae Genus I sp. genomic DNA:
AAGCTCCTCGCGACGGGGTCCTCGACGCTCGCGGCGACGAGGAAGTTCCGCGACAGCCTCACCGGGCGGAAGCGAGCCGTCCACCTCCTGCCGGTGCTCGAGCGCGAGCGCGCTGCGTTCGGGGTGCGCGACCTCAAGATGAGGCTCCTGCGCGGCGGGTTGCCGGAGCCCCTCCTTGTGAAGGAGCGTGACCTCGGGTTCTACTCCGAGTGGCTCGACTCGTTCTACGCCCGCGACGTTGAGGAGCTCTTCCGAGTGGGGAAGCGTGAGGCGTTCCTCCGACTGGTGCAGTTGGTCCTGCGGAACAGCGGAGGCGTCCTTGAAGCCACGACGGTCGCCAGACAGTGCGGGCTGACTCGCCCGACGGTGGCAAGGTACCTCGACGTCCTCGCCATCACGCATCTCATCACCACGGTCCGCCCGTACCACCGAGGAGGCCGTCAGGAGCTGCTCAAGCGGCCGAAGGTCTATGGTTTCGACACGGGTTTCGTGAGCTTCTGCCGCGGCTGGGATGAGCTTCGCGAGCAGGACTGCGGGCGCCTCTGGGAGCATCTGGTTCTGGAGACGCTGACGGCACACAACGAGCCGGGGGCGATCCTCTACTGGGCCGACAAGCAGAGGCACGAGGTAGACTTCGTGCTCCCCCGGGGCAGGAACGAGTGCGACGCGGTCGAGTGCAAGTGGGACGCCGACGAGTCTGCGCCCCGTGGCCTCCGCGCCTTCCGCAAGAATCACCCGAGAGGTCGCAACTACGTGGTCAGCCCCCAGGTCGGACCGGTCTATCGGCGCGAAGTGGAGGGCCTTGAGGTCACGTTCTGCAACCTGATGCAGTGGGAGTGGCTGCAGGGGTTCCGGTAGGCAACCTCCACGGACTTGTCTTCCGACCGCGTGGCGTCACTCCACTTGACAACCAGTGCTCCAAACGGGTATCTTATCCCCTGTCCGGATGCAACACGTCAAGTGTCCGCAGCCCAGCGGGCCCGGCTCCTGCTTCCTGTCGACTGAGGCGAATCCTGCTCGGAGCTGAGAGATGGAGCCCATGTGAAGACTGCCGACTTCTTCGCCATGCACCCTGTGTTCTCGCTGGACGAGGCGACGCGCGCTCTCGCGCCGTCCGGCGGCCGCCTCGGGACCGTAGAGCGGCTCAAGCACCATCTCGAAACGGGCCGCTTGAAGCTCGTGACCCGCGGCGTGTACGCCGTGGTGCCTCCGGGTAGCCGCCCGGACCGGTTCCCGCTGGATCCGTTTCTGGTGGGGGTGGCCGCCCGGCATGACGGCGTCTTCTCACACCACAGCGCCCTCGATCTTCTTGGCGCCGCACAGTCAGTCTGGAATCAGCACACCCTGTACACGGAGCGGCGCCGCAGGCCGCTCGTTCTGGACGGGGCAGTGGTCCGCTTTCTCAACCATCCCCATCCGCTGGGGACGGGCAGCCGCAAGCACTTGGGTACGCGGCGGATCGAGCGGCTTGGGAGGCTGCTGGAGGTGACCGGGCCCGAGCGCACGCTGGTCGAGGCTTTCAGGCGGCCTGCCCTTGTCGGCGGGCTGGAAGAGCTGGTGCGCTCGGCGAGCGGATTCCCGACGCTCGACCTTGATCTGCTCGAGGAGGTTCTGCGCCGGTACGGAGTCGCCAACCTCTGGGCAGCGACGGGATGGTTCCTGGAGCGCTTCCAGGGGAGCTTCCACGTGCCTCCGGCCATCCTCGTCCGCCTCGAGCGGCTTCGCCCGCTTTCCCCGCAGTATCTCGAGCGGAGCCGCCGCGGCGGCAGGCTCGCGCCGCGCTGGAATCTGATCCTGCCGGCGGTCCTAGTGCGACCGGGTGAGGCAGATGAACCCTAGCCTGGAGTTCCTGGATCGGTCCTCGGCGGAGACGGGCTTCCAAGCCGCAGTGCTGGAGAAGGTCGTCCTTCTGGGCTCTGTGGCTGCGGACATCGCGCGACACCCTCTTCTTGGCGCCGTGCTCGCCCTCAAGGGCGGCACCGCGCTCAACCTCTGCTTCGGCCCGCCTGGGCGGCTCTCGGTCGACCTTGACTACAACTACATCGGGCACGTCGAGCGCGAGAAGATGCTGGAAGACAGGCCGCGGGTGGAGGGGGCCGTGCTCGATCTCGCGCGGCGTCGAGGGCACCGCGTCCAGCAGTCG
This region includes:
- a CDS encoding DUF4143 domain-containing protein; translated protein: KLLATGSSTLAATRKFRDSLTGRKRAVHLLPVLERERAAFGVRDLKMRLLRGGLPEPLLVKERDLGFYSEWLDSFYARDVEELFRVGKREAFLRLVQLVLRNSGGVLEATTVARQCGLTRPTVARYLDVLAITHLITTVRPYHRGGRQELLKRPKVYGFDTGFVSFCRGWDELREQDCGRLWEHLVLETLTAHNEPGAILYWADKQRHEVDFVLPRGRNECDAVECKWDADESAPRGLRAFRKNHPRGRNYVVSPQVGPVYRREVEGLEVTFCNLMQWEWLQGFR